From Parasphaerochaeta coccoides DSM 17374, a single genomic window includes:
- a CDS encoding aldo/keto reductase yields the protein MSSKSWASIGEKACSVFSGWRSTKYTGGKAPLGFERTHGRWHGRWHDWRTSDSADEKRTKNGRKKDKEKVAMIQNLQDAVVLNNGVKMPGLGLGVFRVEEGSQVKDTVRWALDVGYRHIDTAAVYGNEAGVGEAVAASGIPREHIFITSKVWNGDQGYDSTLKAYDASLERLGLDYLDLYLIHWPVKDKYVDTWKALLSLYGDKKVRAIGVSNFHIHHIEDILAVGSVVPVVDQVECHPRLVQKELKSYLKTRGIWLEAWSPLMKGNVDMPLLVALGKKYAKTPAQVVIRWHIQRDVIVIPKSVHKERIVENAGVFDFSLTEEELDAIDGLNENHRYGSDPDNFNF from the coding sequence GTGTCTTCCAAGTCTTGGGCAAGCATCGGAGAGAAGGCTTGCAGTGTCTTTTCAGGATGGCGTTCCACAAAGTATACTGGAGGCAAGGCGCCCCTGGGTTTTGAGCGGACGCATGGTCGGTGGCATGGTCGGTGGCATGACTGGCGGACTTCGGACAGCGCGGACGAAAAGCGGACGAAAAACGGACGGAAAAAGGACAAGGAGAAAGTAGCGATGATACAGAATCTACAGGATGCGGTTGTCTTGAATAATGGGGTGAAAATGCCCGGTCTGGGGCTGGGCGTGTTCCGGGTTGAGGAAGGGTCGCAGGTGAAGGATACCGTTCGCTGGGCGCTTGATGTCGGTTACCGCCATATCGATACGGCGGCGGTGTATGGCAACGAAGCCGGAGTCGGGGAAGCGGTCGCTGCAAGCGGCATCCCCCGCGAGCATATCTTCATTACATCGAAAGTCTGGAACGGCGACCAAGGATATGATTCGACCTTGAAGGCATATGATGCTTCCCTTGAACGTCTTGGGCTGGATTATCTGGATCTCTATCTCATCCACTGGCCGGTGAAGGACAAGTATGTCGATACGTGGAAGGCTTTGTTGTCCCTCTATGGGGACAAGAAGGTGCGGGCCATTGGGGTAAGCAATTTCCATATCCATCATATCGAGGATATCCTTGCTGTCGGATCGGTCGTGCCGGTGGTTGACCAAGTGGAGTGCCATCCCCGTCTGGTTCAGAAGGAACTCAAGTCATACCTGAAAACCAGGGGAATCTGGCTGGAGGCATGGAGTCCCCTCATGAAGGGCAACGTAGACATGCCTTTGTTGGTTGCTTTGGGAAAGAAATACGCCAAGACTCCCGCGCAGGTCGTCATCCGCTGGCATATCCAGCGTGATGTGATTGTCATTCCCAAGTCAGTCCATAAGGAAAGGATAGTGGAGAATGCCGGAGTATTTGATTTCTCACTGACGGAGGAAGAACTGGATGCAATCGATGGGCTGAATGAAAACCATCGCTACGGTTCAGATCCGGATAATTTTAATTTCTAG
- a CDS encoding TIGR00282 family metallophosphoesterase produces the protein MSIRILCLGEIVGRPGIHTVKSVVRNLRTEKNINLVIANGEGATNGFGLGKNHAIQLLKLGIDILTGGEKIYFKMDMVDYIERNSSILRPANYPMGTPGRGIRYVKLPGSGVTVAVITLLGTTDFPRTHLANPFALAASMVEKARQETPFVIMQFHASTTAEKNTMAFHLDGKVTAMVGTHSKVLTADARIFPQGTAMITDNGRCGSTMSVGGFAPDREIEKLITQIPVRSMECWDSLEAQGVLIEADDSGKAVSIETLRIPVATPEQHADTGASDEE, from the coding sequence ATGAGCATACGTATTCTGTGCCTGGGCGAAATTGTCGGACGTCCCGGCATCCATACCGTCAAATCCGTCGTGCGGAATCTCAGGACAGAGAAAAACATCAACCTGGTCATAGCCAACGGAGAAGGCGCGACCAATGGTTTCGGACTGGGGAAAAACCATGCCATCCAGCTTCTGAAACTGGGAATCGACATCCTCACCGGAGGAGAAAAGATATATTTCAAGATGGACATGGTCGATTACATTGAACGGAACAGTTCCATCCTCCGTCCGGCCAACTACCCCATGGGTACGCCGGGACGCGGCATACGGTACGTGAAGCTTCCCGGAAGCGGAGTCACTGTCGCGGTCATCACCCTGCTGGGCACTACGGACTTCCCCCGTACCCATCTCGCCAATCCCTTTGCTCTCGCTGCGAGCATGGTGGAGAAAGCCCGTCAGGAAACCCCTTTCGTCATCATGCAGTTCCACGCCTCCACCACGGCGGAGAAGAACACCATGGCCTTTCACCTGGACGGCAAGGTGACGGCGATGGTCGGCACACATTCCAAAGTACTCACGGCGGATGCCCGGATATTTCCCCAAGGCACGGCAATGATTACTGACAATGGCAGATGCGGCAGTACAATGAGCGTCGGAGGCTTTGCTCCTGACAGGGAAATTGAGAAACTCATCACCCAGATACCGGTACGTTCCATGGAGTGCTGGGACTCGCTGGAAGCGCAAGGAGTCCTGATTGAAGCGGACGATTCCGGCAAGGCGGTTTCCATTGAGACACTCCGCATACCCGTGGCGACGCCTGAGCAGCATGCGGACACAGGAGCTTCCGACGAAGAATGA